One genomic segment of Chelonia mydas isolate rCheMyd1 chromosome 1, rCheMyd1.pri.v2, whole genome shotgun sequence includes these proteins:
- the BEND2 gene encoding BEN domain-containing protein 2 isoform X5 — MTKKDYVSVRVEDDVEAVIIQNSEIEDAENGLSTQGCVSVEQNAQVNSDDHYMTQLAYGGEGLSVLSEPVVSQMSHSTGVQRDGQNPEEMEYVFLHKRRRLTPSLVRNNMIRSRETEYEDGGSVIYEYEPDYECGSVVSEASYTGDQQKTLMEVLNYCQAMYDAIQKLDKKFDLLHRKVSEMQHTRMKPLLLKPRPIGFTYRSSNHLSHGKIRVQKPMERESSLHISPPGQAGHSPSMRVRLQKSHLQANSAIKPVQQTLQLESQQPVLRQSPPLPTIVSTHSLHPPYTVANRIPDLPPQPNLVTTVMESTTNVAPSAVGSPMVSSVMPTPSETSLGRNTMMMNYRASPGSANISKELPSSSVSINPSFEYVGDPKRNVKVLGNYLMKARQKTKPKYAARYLVRVLFPKETLLCSIMGVSARGRRTLDPNKVAAVREFLAAHFPNYDLSEYGRDWKTCITNVNAMIRCLRCETKINPETTEGKEKPADTPDTSICVDLNYNGEDSEVNSQSSQKMTSSTTNRLQNTTWDKVPEMFHAPSSNKLQSLEPMEHLGSPWRNVQLPFSVIYVAKGKSRPELSARYLIRHLFTEDVLVKSNVYGNLERGMCPLDCNRINALRDFLQENYPSFDLKETGYDWKACVAAINSTIRSLRHDHKKAAIGVRKKVLATPPSSEKSPPQSPTSVKPYESDTINLTD; from the exons GAGGGGAAGGTTTGTCAGTACTGAGTGAGCCAGTGGTGTCACAGATGAGCCATTCTACAGGTGTGCAGAGAGACGGTCAGAACCCAGAAGAAATGGAGTATGTTTTTTTGCATAAAAGACGACGACTTACCCCATCTCTGGTGAGAAATAACATG atAAGATCCAGGGAAACAGAATATGAAGATGGTGGAAGCGTTATTTATGAATATGAACCAGATTATGAATGT gGAAGTGTTGTGTCTGAAGCGTCCTACACAGGAGATCAGCAGAAAACCCTTATGGAAGTCCTCAACTATTGTCAG GCCATGTATGATGCCATTCAGAAGTTGGATAAGAAATTTGATCTGCTTCATCGAAAGGTTTCAGAAATGCAGCACACCCGGATGAAGCCATTGCTCCTCAAACCT AGGCCCATTGGATTTACATACAGAAGTTCCAATCATTTATCCCATGGAAAAATTAGAGTACAGAAACCAATGGAAAGAGAGTCAAGTCTTCATATCTCTCCCCCGGGACAAGCAGGGCATAGCCCATCAATGAGGGTTAGGCTACAAAAGAGCCATCTCCAGGCCAACTCTGCAATAAAACCAGTTCAACAAACTCTTCAACTTGAATCGCAACAACCTGTGCTTAGGCAAAGCCCACCCCTACCCACTATAGTCTCCACTCACTCACTGCATCCACCATACACAGTGGCTAACAGGATCCCTGACCTTCCTCCACAACCAAATCTTGTAACCACAGTCATGGAAAGCACCACCAATGTTGCACCTTCAGCAGTGGGTTCCCCAATGGTGTCGTCGGTGATGCCAACTCCATCTGAAACCAGTTTGGGGAGAAACACCATGATGATGAATTACAGGGCCTCACCGGGAAGTGCGAATATTAGTAAAGAACTGCCATCTTCTTCTGTCTCTATCAATCCTAGTTTTG AATATGTTGGTGACCCAAAGAGAAATGTAAAGGTTCTTGGAAACTATTTGATGAAAGCCCGACAAAAGACCAAACCGAAGTACGCAGCACGTTACCTAGTCCGTGTCTTGTTCCCCAAGGAAACATTGCTGTGTAGCATTATGGGTGTCAGTGCACGGGGGCGCAGAACTTTGGATCCTAATAAGGTTGCTGCAGTTAGAG AATTTCTTGCAGCTCATTTCCCAAATTATGACCTGAGTGAATATGGAAGAGACTGGAAAACCTGCATCACAAACGTCAATGCCATGATCCGCTGCTTACGCTGTGAAACCAAAATAAACCCA GAGACTACTGAAGGGAAGGAGAAACCTGCTGACACTCCAGACACATCCATTTGTGTGGATTTAAACTATAATGGGGAAGATAGTGAAGTCAATTCTCAATCCTCTCAGAAAATGACCAGCTCAACAACAAACAGACTTCAGAATACCACATGGGATAAAGTCCCTGAGATGTTCCATGCACCTTCATCCAATAAACTACAGTCTTTGGAACCAATGG AACATCTTGGGAGTCCATGGCGCAACGTTCAGTTGCCCTTCTCAGTTATTTATGTAGCCAAGGGGAAGTCTCGGCCAGAGTTGTCAGCTCGCTATCTGATTCGCCATCTCTTCACAGAAGATGTATTGGTGAAGagcaatgtgtatggtaatctgGAACGTGGCATGTGTCCACTGGACTGCAACAGAATCAATGCTCTCAGAG ACTTTCTTCAAGAGAACTACCCATCCTTTGATCTAAAGGAAACTGGATATGATTGGAAAGCATGTGTGGCTGCCATAAACAGTACAATCCGCAGTCTTAGACATGACCATAAGAAGGCTGCAATTGGAGTCCGAAAGAAGGTCTTGGCCACACCACCATCAAGTGAAAAGAGTCCTCCGCAAAGCCCTACTTCAGTAAAGCCGTATGAAAGTGACACTATCAACCTTACAGACTAA
- the BEND2 gene encoding BEN domain-containing protein 2 isoform X3 produces the protein MSAEGGEGLSVLSEPVVSQMSHSTGVQRDGQNPEEMEYVFLHKRRRLTPSLVRNNMIRSRETEYEDGGSVIYEYEPDYECGSVVSEASYTGDQQKTLMEVLNYCQAMYDAIQKLDKKFDLLHRKVSEMQHTRMKPLLLKPRPIGFTYRSSNHLSHGKIRVQKPMERESSLHISPPGQAGHSPSMRVRLQKSHLQANSAIKPVQQTLQLESQQPVLRQSPPLPTIVSTHSLHPPYTVANRIPDLPPQPNLVTTVMESTTNVAPSAVGSPMVSSVMPTPSETSLGRNTMMMNYRASPGSANISKELPSSSVSINPSFEYVGDPKRNVKVLGNYLMKARQKTKPKYAARYLVRVLFPKETLLCSIMGVSARGRRTLDPNKVAAVREFLAAHFPNYDLSEYGRDWKTCITNVNAMIRCLRCETKINPETTEGKEKPADTPDTSICVDLNYNGEDSEVNSQSSQKMTSSTTNRLQNTTWDKVPEMFHAPSSNKLQSLEPMEHLGSPWRNVQLPFSVIYVAKGKSRPELSARYLIRHLFTEDVLVKSNVYGNLERGMCPLDCNRINALRDFLQENYPSFDLKETGYDWKACVAAINSTIRSLRHDHKKAAIGVRKKVLATPPSSEKSPPQSPTSVKPYESDTINLTD, from the exons GAGGGGAAGGTTTGTCAGTACTGAGTGAGCCAGTGGTGTCACAGATGAGCCATTCTACAGGTGTGCAGAGAGACGGTCAGAACCCAGAAGAAATGGAGTATGTTTTTTTGCATAAAAGACGACGACTTACCCCATCTCTGGTGAGAAATAACATG atAAGATCCAGGGAAACAGAATATGAAGATGGTGGAAGCGTTATTTATGAATATGAACCAGATTATGAATGT gGAAGTGTTGTGTCTGAAGCGTCCTACACAGGAGATCAGCAGAAAACCCTTATGGAAGTCCTCAACTATTGTCAG GCCATGTATGATGCCATTCAGAAGTTGGATAAGAAATTTGATCTGCTTCATCGAAAGGTTTCAGAAATGCAGCACACCCGGATGAAGCCATTGCTCCTCAAACCT AGGCCCATTGGATTTACATACAGAAGTTCCAATCATTTATCCCATGGAAAAATTAGAGTACAGAAACCAATGGAAAGAGAGTCAAGTCTTCATATCTCTCCCCCGGGACAAGCAGGGCATAGCCCATCAATGAGGGTTAGGCTACAAAAGAGCCATCTCCAGGCCAACTCTGCAATAAAACCAGTTCAACAAACTCTTCAACTTGAATCGCAACAACCTGTGCTTAGGCAAAGCCCACCCCTACCCACTATAGTCTCCACTCACTCACTGCATCCACCATACACAGTGGCTAACAGGATCCCTGACCTTCCTCCACAACCAAATCTTGTAACCACAGTCATGGAAAGCACCACCAATGTTGCACCTTCAGCAGTGGGTTCCCCAATGGTGTCGTCGGTGATGCCAACTCCATCTGAAACCAGTTTGGGGAGAAACACCATGATGATGAATTACAGGGCCTCACCGGGAAGTGCGAATATTAGTAAAGAACTGCCATCTTCTTCTGTCTCTATCAATCCTAGTTTTG AATATGTTGGTGACCCAAAGAGAAATGTAAAGGTTCTTGGAAACTATTTGATGAAAGCCCGACAAAAGACCAAACCGAAGTACGCAGCACGTTACCTAGTCCGTGTCTTGTTCCCCAAGGAAACATTGCTGTGTAGCATTATGGGTGTCAGTGCACGGGGGCGCAGAACTTTGGATCCTAATAAGGTTGCTGCAGTTAGAG AATTTCTTGCAGCTCATTTCCCAAATTATGACCTGAGTGAATATGGAAGAGACTGGAAAACCTGCATCACAAACGTCAATGCCATGATCCGCTGCTTACGCTGTGAAACCAAAATAAACCCA GAGACTACTGAAGGGAAGGAGAAACCTGCTGACACTCCAGACACATCCATTTGTGTGGATTTAAACTATAATGGGGAAGATAGTGAAGTCAATTCTCAATCCTCTCAGAAAATGACCAGCTCAACAACAAACAGACTTCAGAATACCACATGGGATAAAGTCCCTGAGATGTTCCATGCACCTTCATCCAATAAACTACAGTCTTTGGAACCAATGG AACATCTTGGGAGTCCATGGCGCAACGTTCAGTTGCCCTTCTCAGTTATTTATGTAGCCAAGGGGAAGTCTCGGCCAGAGTTGTCAGCTCGCTATCTGATTCGCCATCTCTTCACAGAAGATGTATTGGTGAAGagcaatgtgtatggtaatctgGAACGTGGCATGTGTCCACTGGACTGCAACAGAATCAATGCTCTCAGAG ACTTTCTTCAAGAGAACTACCCATCCTTTGATCTAAAGGAAACTGGATATGATTGGAAAGCATGTGTGGCTGCCATAAACAGTACAATCCGCAGTCTTAGACATGACCATAAGAAGGCTGCAATTGGAGTCCGAAAGAAGGTCTTGGCCACACCACCATCAAGTGAAAAGAGTCCTCCGCAAAGCCCTACTTCAGTAAAGCCGTATGAAAGTGACACTATCAACCTTACAGACTAA
- the BEND2 gene encoding BEN domain-containing protein 2 isoform X1, translating to MSAEDYVSVRVEDDVEAVIIQNSEIEDAENGLSTQGCVSVEQNAQVNSDDHYMTQLAYGGEGLSVLSEPVVSQMSHSTGVQRDGQNPEEMEYVFLHKRRRLTPSLVRNNMIRSRETEYEDGGSVIYEYEPDYECGSVVSEASYTGDQQKTLMEVLNYCQAMYDAIQKLDKKFDLLHRKVSEMQHTRMKPLLLKPRPIGFTYRSSNHLSHGKIRVQKPMERESSLHISPPGQAGHSPSMRVRLQKSHLQANSAIKPVQQTLQLESQQPVLRQSPPLPTIVSTHSLHPPYTVANRIPDLPPQPNLVTTVMESTTNVAPSAVGSPMVSSVMPTPSETSLGRNTMMMNYRASPGSANISKELPSSSVSINPSFEYVGDPKRNVKVLGNYLMKARQKTKPKYAARYLVRVLFPKETLLCSIMGVSARGRRTLDPNKVAAVREFLAAHFPNYDLSEYGRDWKTCITNVNAMIRCLRCETKINPETTEGKEKPADTPDTSICVDLNYNGEDSEVNSQSSQKMTSSTTNRLQNTTWDKVPEMFHAPSSNKLQSLEPMEHLGSPWRNVQLPFSVIYVAKGKSRPELSARYLIRHLFTEDVLVKSNVYGNLERGMCPLDCNRINALRDFLQENYPSFDLKETGYDWKACVAAINSTIRSLRHDHKKAAIGVRKKVLATPPSSEKSPPQSPTSVKPYESDTINLTD from the exons GAGGGGAAGGTTTGTCAGTACTGAGTGAGCCAGTGGTGTCACAGATGAGCCATTCTACAGGTGTGCAGAGAGACGGTCAGAACCCAGAAGAAATGGAGTATGTTTTTTTGCATAAAAGACGACGACTTACCCCATCTCTGGTGAGAAATAACATG atAAGATCCAGGGAAACAGAATATGAAGATGGTGGAAGCGTTATTTATGAATATGAACCAGATTATGAATGT gGAAGTGTTGTGTCTGAAGCGTCCTACACAGGAGATCAGCAGAAAACCCTTATGGAAGTCCTCAACTATTGTCAG GCCATGTATGATGCCATTCAGAAGTTGGATAAGAAATTTGATCTGCTTCATCGAAAGGTTTCAGAAATGCAGCACACCCGGATGAAGCCATTGCTCCTCAAACCT AGGCCCATTGGATTTACATACAGAAGTTCCAATCATTTATCCCATGGAAAAATTAGAGTACAGAAACCAATGGAAAGAGAGTCAAGTCTTCATATCTCTCCCCCGGGACAAGCAGGGCATAGCCCATCAATGAGGGTTAGGCTACAAAAGAGCCATCTCCAGGCCAACTCTGCAATAAAACCAGTTCAACAAACTCTTCAACTTGAATCGCAACAACCTGTGCTTAGGCAAAGCCCACCCCTACCCACTATAGTCTCCACTCACTCACTGCATCCACCATACACAGTGGCTAACAGGATCCCTGACCTTCCTCCACAACCAAATCTTGTAACCACAGTCATGGAAAGCACCACCAATGTTGCACCTTCAGCAGTGGGTTCCCCAATGGTGTCGTCGGTGATGCCAACTCCATCTGAAACCAGTTTGGGGAGAAACACCATGATGATGAATTACAGGGCCTCACCGGGAAGTGCGAATATTAGTAAAGAACTGCCATCTTCTTCTGTCTCTATCAATCCTAGTTTTG AATATGTTGGTGACCCAAAGAGAAATGTAAAGGTTCTTGGAAACTATTTGATGAAAGCCCGACAAAAGACCAAACCGAAGTACGCAGCACGTTACCTAGTCCGTGTCTTGTTCCCCAAGGAAACATTGCTGTGTAGCATTATGGGTGTCAGTGCACGGGGGCGCAGAACTTTGGATCCTAATAAGGTTGCTGCAGTTAGAG AATTTCTTGCAGCTCATTTCCCAAATTATGACCTGAGTGAATATGGAAGAGACTGGAAAACCTGCATCACAAACGTCAATGCCATGATCCGCTGCTTACGCTGTGAAACCAAAATAAACCCA GAGACTACTGAAGGGAAGGAGAAACCTGCTGACACTCCAGACACATCCATTTGTGTGGATTTAAACTATAATGGGGAAGATAGTGAAGTCAATTCTCAATCCTCTCAGAAAATGACCAGCTCAACAACAAACAGACTTCAGAATACCACATGGGATAAAGTCCCTGAGATGTTCCATGCACCTTCATCCAATAAACTACAGTCTTTGGAACCAATGG AACATCTTGGGAGTCCATGGCGCAACGTTCAGTTGCCCTTCTCAGTTATTTATGTAGCCAAGGGGAAGTCTCGGCCAGAGTTGTCAGCTCGCTATCTGATTCGCCATCTCTTCACAGAAGATGTATTGGTGAAGagcaatgtgtatggtaatctgGAACGTGGCATGTGTCCACTGGACTGCAACAGAATCAATGCTCTCAGAG ACTTTCTTCAAGAGAACTACCCATCCTTTGATCTAAAGGAAACTGGATATGATTGGAAAGCATGTGTGGCTGCCATAAACAGTACAATCCGCAGTCTTAGACATGACCATAAGAAGGCTGCAATTGGAGTCCGAAAGAAGGTCTTGGCCACACCACCATCAAGTGAAAAGAGTCCTCCGCAAAGCCCTACTTCAGTAAAGCCGTATGAAAGTGACACTATCAACCTTACAGACTAA
- the BEND2 gene encoding BEN domain-containing protein 2 isoform X2, with amino-acid sequence MSAEDYVSVRVEDDVEAVIIQNSEIEDAENGLSTQGCVSVEQNAQVNSDDHYMTQLAYGGEGLSVLSEPVVSQMSHSTGVQRDGQNPEEMEYVFLHKRRRLTPSLIRSRETEYEDGGSVIYEYEPDYECGSVVSEASYTGDQQKTLMEVLNYCQAMYDAIQKLDKKFDLLHRKVSEMQHTRMKPLLLKPRPIGFTYRSSNHLSHGKIRVQKPMERESSLHISPPGQAGHSPSMRVRLQKSHLQANSAIKPVQQTLQLESQQPVLRQSPPLPTIVSTHSLHPPYTVANRIPDLPPQPNLVTTVMESTTNVAPSAVGSPMVSSVMPTPSETSLGRNTMMMNYRASPGSANISKELPSSSVSINPSFEYVGDPKRNVKVLGNYLMKARQKTKPKYAARYLVRVLFPKETLLCSIMGVSARGRRTLDPNKVAAVREFLAAHFPNYDLSEYGRDWKTCITNVNAMIRCLRCETKINPETTEGKEKPADTPDTSICVDLNYNGEDSEVNSQSSQKMTSSTTNRLQNTTWDKVPEMFHAPSSNKLQSLEPMEHLGSPWRNVQLPFSVIYVAKGKSRPELSARYLIRHLFTEDVLVKSNVYGNLERGMCPLDCNRINALRDFLQENYPSFDLKETGYDWKACVAAINSTIRSLRHDHKKAAIGVRKKVLATPPSSEKSPPQSPTSVKPYESDTINLTD; translated from the exons GAGGGGAAGGTTTGTCAGTACTGAGTGAGCCAGTGGTGTCACAGATGAGCCATTCTACAGGTGTGCAGAGAGACGGTCAGAACCCAGAAGAAATGGAGTATGTTTTTTTGCATAAAAGACGACGACTTACCCCATCTCTG atAAGATCCAGGGAAACAGAATATGAAGATGGTGGAAGCGTTATTTATGAATATGAACCAGATTATGAATGT gGAAGTGTTGTGTCTGAAGCGTCCTACACAGGAGATCAGCAGAAAACCCTTATGGAAGTCCTCAACTATTGTCAG GCCATGTATGATGCCATTCAGAAGTTGGATAAGAAATTTGATCTGCTTCATCGAAAGGTTTCAGAAATGCAGCACACCCGGATGAAGCCATTGCTCCTCAAACCT AGGCCCATTGGATTTACATACAGAAGTTCCAATCATTTATCCCATGGAAAAATTAGAGTACAGAAACCAATGGAAAGAGAGTCAAGTCTTCATATCTCTCCCCCGGGACAAGCAGGGCATAGCCCATCAATGAGGGTTAGGCTACAAAAGAGCCATCTCCAGGCCAACTCTGCAATAAAACCAGTTCAACAAACTCTTCAACTTGAATCGCAACAACCTGTGCTTAGGCAAAGCCCACCCCTACCCACTATAGTCTCCACTCACTCACTGCATCCACCATACACAGTGGCTAACAGGATCCCTGACCTTCCTCCACAACCAAATCTTGTAACCACAGTCATGGAAAGCACCACCAATGTTGCACCTTCAGCAGTGGGTTCCCCAATGGTGTCGTCGGTGATGCCAACTCCATCTGAAACCAGTTTGGGGAGAAACACCATGATGATGAATTACAGGGCCTCACCGGGAAGTGCGAATATTAGTAAAGAACTGCCATCTTCTTCTGTCTCTATCAATCCTAGTTTTG AATATGTTGGTGACCCAAAGAGAAATGTAAAGGTTCTTGGAAACTATTTGATGAAAGCCCGACAAAAGACCAAACCGAAGTACGCAGCACGTTACCTAGTCCGTGTCTTGTTCCCCAAGGAAACATTGCTGTGTAGCATTATGGGTGTCAGTGCACGGGGGCGCAGAACTTTGGATCCTAATAAGGTTGCTGCAGTTAGAG AATTTCTTGCAGCTCATTTCCCAAATTATGACCTGAGTGAATATGGAAGAGACTGGAAAACCTGCATCACAAACGTCAATGCCATGATCCGCTGCTTACGCTGTGAAACCAAAATAAACCCA GAGACTACTGAAGGGAAGGAGAAACCTGCTGACACTCCAGACACATCCATTTGTGTGGATTTAAACTATAATGGGGAAGATAGTGAAGTCAATTCTCAATCCTCTCAGAAAATGACCAGCTCAACAACAAACAGACTTCAGAATACCACATGGGATAAAGTCCCTGAGATGTTCCATGCACCTTCATCCAATAAACTACAGTCTTTGGAACCAATGG AACATCTTGGGAGTCCATGGCGCAACGTTCAGTTGCCCTTCTCAGTTATTTATGTAGCCAAGGGGAAGTCTCGGCCAGAGTTGTCAGCTCGCTATCTGATTCGCCATCTCTTCACAGAAGATGTATTGGTGAAGagcaatgtgtatggtaatctgGAACGTGGCATGTGTCCACTGGACTGCAACAGAATCAATGCTCTCAGAG ACTTTCTTCAAGAGAACTACCCATCCTTTGATCTAAAGGAAACTGGATATGATTGGAAAGCATGTGTGGCTGCCATAAACAGTACAATCCGCAGTCTTAGACATGACCATAAGAAGGCTGCAATTGGAGTCCGAAAGAAGGTCTTGGCCACACCACCATCAAGTGAAAAGAGTCCTCCGCAAAGCCCTACTTCAGTAAAGCCGTATGAAAGTGACACTATCAACCTTACAGACTAA